In Listeria cossartiae subsp. cossartiae, one genomic interval encodes:
- the cobS gene encoding adenosylcobinamide-GDP ribazoletransferase gives MKTLILLIQFFTRIPLPIQINMDEINLKKGSALLPLVGVIIGAWNWLIFTLVALVMPLPVAIIVGLFAEIIITGGFHVDALADTADGLFSSRKRERMLEIMKDSRVGANGVIAICFYFLFYGALFLSVPDVQQIGWLFFVLPIVAKGVTMLLFAKMTYAGSKEGLGSIFLGVPWWPIVIAQVIVLVALGLFFSYIGVIAYAGVVFFTVIYRAFVYKRIGGMNGDTLGAGGQMGQLVGLFCLVLLWGLM, from the coding sequence ATGAAAACATTGATTTTATTAATTCAATTCTTTACGCGAATTCCGCTACCTATTCAAATAAATATGGATGAAATTAACTTGAAAAAAGGGAGTGCTTTGCTGCCGCTTGTCGGAGTGATTATTGGCGCTTGGAATTGGCTTATTTTTACTTTGGTGGCGCTTGTTATGCCATTGCCGGTTGCGATTATTGTGGGGCTTTTTGCGGAGATTATCATTACAGGCGGATTCCATGTGGATGCACTGGCGGATACGGCGGATGGGCTTTTTTCTTCGCGTAAAAGGGAGCGGATGCTAGAAATTATGAAAGATAGTCGCGTTGGTGCGAACGGTGTGATTGCGATTTGCTTTTATTTTCTTTTTTACGGCGCTTTATTCCTGTCTGTCCCTGATGTACAGCAAATTGGCTGGCTATTTTTCGTATTACCGATTGTGGCAAAAGGTGTAACGATGTTGCTTTTTGCAAAAATGACGTATGCGGGATCAAAAGAGGGGCTGGGTTCGATTTTTCTAGGAGTTCCTTGGTGGCCGATTGTGATTGCGCAAGTGATTGTGTTAGTAGCGCTAGGGCTATTTTTCTCTTATATTGGCGTCATTGCTTATGCTGGCGTGGTTTTTTTTACGGTGATTTACCGCGCGTTTGTTTATAAGCGGATTGGTGGTATGAACGGAGATACGCTTGGTGCGGGTGGGCAAATGGGGCAACTTGTCGGTTTATTTTGTTTAGTGCTGCTTTGGGGGTTGATGTAA
- the cobC gene encoding alpha-ribazole phosphatase, whose product MQLIFVRHGETDWNVAKKYCGQLDVALNEHGVRQMEQLREKLGKYSVDLVVTSDLTRVKQSANILSNAKTLRFSTLNEMDFGDFEGYTYQEISAKFPEAWDEYCNNWQTALFPNGESFPIFYERVVTILEAEMEKWQQHDTVLLVGHLGVLRVIALFLQKQTIAQYWDIDFKQGCYSLWDNQSQRFLISNQ is encoded by the coding sequence ATGCAACTTATTTTTGTGCGACACGGCGAAACGGACTGGAATGTGGCGAAAAAGTATTGTGGACAGCTGGATGTTGCTTTAAATGAACATGGTGTTCGGCAAATGGAGCAGCTCCGCGAAAAGCTTGGCAAGTACTCGGTCGATTTAGTTGTGACGAGTGATCTTACACGAGTGAAGCAGTCAGCGAATATTTTAAGTAATGCAAAGACGCTTCGATTTTCGACATTGAATGAAATGGATTTCGGTGATTTTGAAGGTTATACGTATCAGGAAATTAGCGCGAAGTTTCCAGAAGCTTGGGATGAATACTGTAATAATTGGCAAACCGCCTTATTTCCAAATGGGGAAAGTTTTCCGATTTTTTATGAGCGAGTGGTTACGATATTGGAAGCAGAAATGGAAAAATGGCAGCAGCATGATACGGTATTGCTCGTCGGTCATCTGGGTGTTTTACGGGTCATTGCGCTTTTTTTGCAAAAACAAACAATAGCACAATATTGGGATATCGATTTTAAGCAAGGGTGTTATTCGCTCTGGGACAATCAGTCTCAACGTTTTCTTATTTCTAATCAATAG
- a CDS encoding PocR ligand-binding domain-containing protein encodes MLLQSKSNEMLIEKVMDEFSAATSLASVVVDIHGTEVSRLCNFTPFCQLIRSNPKYRSLCQKCDMFGGLEASKTGKPLIYRCHAGLTDFSVPIVVENQLSGFLLSGQVICEESSEVGNIQTEETDWKNDKELISAFRSVPVFSSKKINSSAEMLTIISQYYLKSEMEKSREEQKQKIAFHHTKVAHHEDNKEIRKALKYIEKNLNRPITLDEVASHVYLSSYYFSKLFKKEMNVNFINYVNQKKMSLAKEMLKNPRWSIDNIARNLGFTQTSYFCKVFRKEFDVTPKGYRETLK; translated from the coding sequence ATGTTACTACAGTCCAAAAGCAACGAAATGCTCATTGAAAAAGTGATGGATGAGTTCTCAGCCGCAACCAGTTTAGCCTCAGTTGTTGTAGATATACACGGTACCGAAGTTTCTAGATTATGTAACTTTACTCCTTTTTGCCAACTTATTCGCTCCAACCCCAAATATCGCTCCCTTTGCCAAAAATGTGATATGTTTGGTGGTCTGGAAGCCTCCAAAACCGGAAAGCCGTTAATTTATCGATGCCACGCCGGATTAACCGATTTTTCAGTCCCCATCGTCGTCGAGAATCAACTTAGTGGATTTTTACTCAGTGGCCAGGTTATTTGTGAAGAAAGTAGCGAAGTTGGCAATATCCAAACAGAAGAAACCGATTGGAAAAACGACAAAGAACTTATTTCCGCGTTTCGCTCTGTCCCTGTTTTCAGCTCCAAAAAAATCAACTCTTCTGCCGAAATGCTTACAATTATTTCCCAGTATTACTTGAAATCCGAAATGGAAAAGAGCCGGGAAGAACAAAAGCAAAAAATCGCTTTCCATCATACAAAAGTAGCACATCATGAAGATAACAAAGAAATCCGGAAAGCCCTCAAGTATATCGAGAAAAACCTTAACCGTCCGATCACACTTGATGAAGTAGCAAGTCACGTATACCTTAGTTCCTACTATTTCAGCAAACTTTTCAAAAAAGAAATGAATGTCAACTTTATCAACTACGTGAATCAAAAGAAAATGTCCCTTGCGAAAGAGATGCTGAAAAATCCGCGCTGGTCGATTGATAATATTGCTCGTAATCTAGGTTTCACACAAACGAGCTATTTCTGCAAAGTCTTCCGCAAAGAATTTGATGTAACTCCTAAAGGCTACCGAGAAACGTTAAAATAA
- the pduA gene encoding propanediol utilization microcompartment protein PduA: MQEALGLVETKGLVGAIEAADAMVKSANVTLTGYEKIGSGLVTVMVRGDVGAVKAATEAGAAAARNVGTVMSTHVIPRPHTDVEEILPVRVKSDE; the protein is encoded by the coding sequence ATGCAAGAAGCACTAGGCTTAGTTGAAACTAAAGGGCTAGTCGGCGCCATTGAAGCCGCTGACGCCATGGTTAAATCAGCTAATGTAACATTAACAGGGTACGAAAAAATCGGATCTGGACTCGTTACTGTGATGGTTCGAGGGGATGTTGGTGCGGTTAAAGCGGCAACAGAAGCTGGGGCTGCAGCAGCAAGAAATGTAGGTACCGTGATGAGTACGCATGTTATTCCTCGTCCGCATACAGATGTGGAAGAAATTTTACCAGTGAGGGTGAAGTCAGATGAGTGA
- the pduB gene encoding propanediol utilization microcompartment protein PduB: MSEQNKLIDEILKQVMETVNDAPEKLVEDGGSRQMSEKAIQLTEFVGTAIGDTIGLVIANVDGQLLEAMKLEKSYRSIGILGARTGAGPHIMAADEAVKATNTEVVKIELPRDTKGGAGHGSLIIFGGDDVSDVKRAVEVALNELDKTFGDVYGNEAGHIELQYTARASHALNTAFGAPVGKAFGLMVGAPAGIGVVMADTAVKSANVDVVAYSSPADGTSFSNEVILCISGDSGAVRQAVISAREIGKKLLGALGDEPKNDRPSYI, encoded by the coding sequence ATGAGTGAGCAAAATAAACTGATTGACGAAATTCTAAAACAGGTAATGGAAACAGTTAATGATGCCCCGGAAAAACTAGTAGAGGATGGAGGATCACGTCAAATGAGTGAAAAAGCAATTCAATTAACAGAGTTTGTAGGAACAGCAATTGGAGATACAATCGGCCTAGTGATTGCGAATGTAGACGGACAACTTTTAGAAGCAATGAAGCTTGAGAAGTCGTATCGTTCTATAGGTATTTTAGGAGCCCGTACTGGTGCAGGCCCACATATTATGGCTGCGGATGAAGCAGTGAAAGCAACGAATACAGAAGTAGTAAAAATCGAATTACCACGAGATACAAAAGGCGGCGCAGGTCACGGTTCTTTAATTATCTTCGGTGGTGATGATGTTTCAGACGTTAAACGTGCAGTGGAAGTGGCACTGAATGAATTAGATAAAACTTTTGGCGATGTTTACGGCAACGAAGCTGGACACATCGAACTTCAATATACGGCTCGCGCAAGTCACGCGCTTAATACAGCGTTTGGCGCACCAGTAGGGAAAGCATTCGGACTTATGGTCGGTGCTCCAGCTGGAATTGGTGTTGTAATGGCTGATACTGCAGTGAAATCCGCTAACGTAGATGTTGTTGCATATTCTTCACCAGCGGATGGAACAAGTTTCTCCAATGAAGTAATTCTTTGTATTTCTGGAGATTCTGGCGCAGTTCGTCAAGCAGTTATTTCTGCACGTGAAATTGGTAAAAAATTACTTGGAGCTTTAGGGGATGAACCGAAAAATGATCGTCCATCCTACATTTAG
- a CDS encoding propanediol/glycerol family dehydratase large subunit produces the protein MKSKRFEELAKRPVNQDGFVKEWIEEGLIAMESPNDPKPSIKIENGKVVEMDSKKLADFDLIDHFIAKYGVDLSRAEEVMQMDSVKLANMLCDPNVPREKIVLLTTAMTPAKIVEVVSQMNVVEMMMSMQKMRSRRTPTTQAHVTNLRDNPVQIAADAAEAAIRGFDEQETTVAVVRYAPFNALSLLVGSQTGRGGVLTQCSLEEATELELGMRGLTCYAETISVYGTEPVFTDGDDTPWSKGILASAYASRGLKMRFTSGTGSEVQMGYAEGKSMLYLESRCIFITKAAGVQGLQNGSISCIGIPGAVPSGIRAVLAENLIAVMLDLEVASGNDQTFSHSDIRRTARLLMQFLPGTDYISSGYSATPNYDNMFAGSNFDADDFDDYNILQRDLKVDGGLTPVTEEEVVAVRNKAARVIQAVFDKLGLPEVTDAEVEAATYARGSKDMPERNMVEDIKAAAEMMDRGVTGLDVVKALSAGGFDDVAESVLNMLKQRVSGDFLHTSAIIDKDWNVISSVNDLNDYAGPGTGYRLEGERWEKLKDIAVAVDANELD, from the coding sequence ATGAAATCAAAACGCTTTGAAGAGTTAGCAAAACGCCCGGTCAATCAAGATGGTTTTGTAAAGGAATGGATTGAAGAAGGCTTAATCGCAATGGAAAGCCCGAATGATCCAAAGCCAAGCATTAAAATAGAAAATGGCAAAGTAGTCGAAATGGACAGTAAAAAACTAGCTGACTTTGACTTAATTGACCATTTTATCGCGAAATATGGCGTCGATTTATCTCGCGCGGAAGAAGTTATGCAAATGGATTCGGTGAAGTTAGCCAATATGCTTTGCGACCCAAATGTACCACGAGAAAAAATCGTTTTACTTACAACAGCTATGACACCGGCAAAAATAGTAGAAGTAGTTTCACAAATGAACGTTGTCGAAATGATGATGTCAATGCAAAAAATGCGCTCACGTAGAACGCCAACAACCCAAGCCCACGTAACTAATTTGCGTGATAATCCTGTTCAAATTGCAGCCGATGCAGCAGAAGCGGCAATTCGTGGCTTTGATGAGCAAGAAACAACGGTTGCAGTAGTTCGTTACGCACCTTTTAACGCGCTTAGCTTATTAGTTGGTTCGCAAACGGGGCGCGGTGGCGTATTAACGCAATGTTCGCTGGAAGAAGCAACAGAATTAGAACTCGGTATGCGTGGTTTAACTTGTTACGCTGAAACGATTTCTGTTTATGGTACGGAGCCTGTATTTACAGACGGAGATGATACACCTTGGTCTAAAGGTATTTTGGCAAGTGCATACGCGTCTCGCGGTTTGAAAATGCGTTTCACATCTGGAACTGGTTCTGAGGTTCAAATGGGTTATGCAGAAGGAAAATCAATGCTTTATCTTGAATCTCGCTGTATTTTCATTACGAAAGCGGCTGGGGTTCAAGGATTACAAAATGGTTCGATTAGTTGTATCGGAATTCCAGGTGCTGTACCAAGTGGTATTAGAGCAGTTCTTGCAGAGAATTTAATTGCCGTTATGTTAGATCTAGAAGTTGCTTCTGGAAATGACCAAACATTCTCGCACTCGGATATTCGTCGTACAGCTCGTTTACTGATGCAATTTTTACCAGGAACAGATTATATTTCCTCTGGTTATAGCGCAACGCCTAACTACGATAATATGTTTGCTGGTTCGAACTTTGATGCAGATGACTTTGATGATTACAATATTTTACAACGTGATTTAAAAGTAGACGGTGGGTTAACACCGGTTACCGAAGAAGAAGTCGTTGCAGTTAGAAATAAAGCAGCTCGCGTTATTCAAGCAGTTTTTGACAAATTAGGTCTTCCAGAAGTAACGGATGCAGAAGTAGAAGCAGCAACGTATGCGCGTGGAAGTAAAGATATGCCAGAACGTAACATGGTAGAAGATATTAAAGCAGCCGCTGAAATGATGGACCGCGGTGTGACTGGTCTGGATGTTGTTAAAGCGCTATCTGCTGGTGGATTCGATGATGTTGCCGAAAGTGTACTAAACATGCTGAAACAACGTGTATCTGGTGACTTCCTTCATACGTCAGCCATCATTGACAAAGATTGGAATGTCATTAGTTCTGTCAATGATTTAAATGATTACGCAGGTCCAGGAACTGGTTATCGCTTAGAGGGCGAACGCTGGGAGAAATTAAAAGATATTGCTGTTGCAGTCGATGCAAACGAATTAGACTAA
- a CDS encoding propanediol/glycerol family dehydratase medium subunit yields the protein MVEINEKVLRGIISEVLDELQLKEDKVSFQKEQPSVAVSDESFLTEVGDAKPGRQKDEVVIAVAPAFGKYQTKNIVGVPHKQILREVIAGIEEEGLKARVVRVFRSSDVAFVAVEGDKLSGSGICIGIQSRGTALIHQKDLQPLSNLELFPQAPLITLETYRAIGKNAAKYAKGESPNPVPMVNDQMARPKFQAKAALLHIKETKHVVQGKNAVELQVN from the coding sequence ATGGTTGAAATTAACGAAAAAGTGCTTCGTGGAATTATTTCGGAAGTGCTAGATGAATTACAGCTAAAAGAAGATAAAGTTTCTTTCCAAAAAGAACAACCAAGTGTTGCGGTTTCAGACGAAAGCTTTTTAACAGAAGTTGGGGACGCGAAGCCGGGTAGACAAAAAGATGAAGTTGTTATTGCAGTCGCGCCAGCTTTTGGTAAATATCAAACGAAAAACATTGTCGGTGTTCCACATAAGCAAATTTTACGAGAAGTGATTGCAGGTATTGAAGAAGAAGGGTTGAAAGCGCGCGTGGTTCGTGTGTTCCGTTCTTCTGACGTAGCGTTCGTCGCAGTGGAAGGCGACAAATTAAGTGGTTCCGGCATTTGTATCGGCATTCAGTCGCGCGGTACAGCATTAATCCACCAAAAAGATTTACAACCACTTTCTAACTTAGAGCTATTCCCGCAAGCACCATTAATTACACTAGAAACATACCGAGCAATTGGTAAAAATGCGGCGAAATATGCCAAAGGGGAATCACCAAACCCAGTGCCAATGGTAAACGATCAAATGGCACGTCCGAAATTCCAAGCCAAAGCAGCTTTACTTCATATCAAAGAAACAAAACATGTTGTTCAAGGGAAAAACGCAGTCGAATTACAAGTAAACTAA
- a CDS encoding diol dehydratase small subunit encodes MNQEALENMVRNILQEVNSGAVSTTTSQKVSGDTLTVRDYPLGTKRPELVKTSTSKSLDDITLKSVLDGTIKPEDVRVTAETLKMQAQVARDAGRATLANNFERAAELTIVPDERILEIYNAMRPYRSSKEELLAIADELENVYHATICSSYVREAAQLYQERKKLKGDN; translated from the coding sequence ATGAATCAAGAAGCACTAGAAAATATGGTTAGAAATATTTTGCAAGAAGTAAATAGTGGGGCTGTATCAACAACTACTTCTCAAAAAGTAAGCGGAGATACATTGACTGTTCGCGATTATCCACTCGGAACGAAACGTCCAGAACTTGTAAAAACATCGACATCAAAATCATTAGACGACATTACGTTGAAAAGTGTTTTAGATGGCACAATCAAACCGGAAGATGTTCGGGTAACAGCGGAAACACTTAAAATGCAAGCACAAGTAGCCAGAGATGCAGGACGTGCAACGCTTGCGAATAACTTCGAACGTGCGGCGGAATTAACAATAGTTCCAGATGAGCGTATTTTAGAAATTTATAATGCGATGCGTCCTTATCGTTCCTCGAAAGAAGAGCTACTTGCGATTGCGGATGAACTGGAAAATGTGTATCATGCAACGATTTGTTCTAGTTATGTTCGTGAAGCAGCACAGCTTTATCAAGAGCGTAAGAAACTAAAAGGCGATAATTAA
- a CDS encoding diol dehydratase reactivase subunit alpha has product MKYMAGIDIGNSTTEVALAIANSGGNAEFVASAITDTTGIKGTKQNLHGIFKALRLALEKVNATTADLLEIRINEATPVIGDVAMETITETIITESTMIGHNPKTPGGLGMGSGMTVFLDEVTSKSKDADYIVIIPKTVDFEDAAQQINAYADGGYKITAAILQADDGVLVHNRLNHKIPIVDEVGFIDKVPVDMLAAVEVAAPGKVIETISNPYGIATVFHLSSDETKNIIPVARALIGNRSAVVIKTPEGDVKARTIPAGHIELESGSRTLRVNVAEGSEKIMQAIMSLPKLDNASGEPGTNIGGMLEKVRQTMAGLTDKLPADIFIQDLLAVDTFVPVDVQGGLAGEFSMEQAVGIASMVKSDHLQMAAIASEIEQELQVTVKIGGAEAEAAILGALTTPGTNTPLAILDLGAGSTDASIINGKGEIIATHLAGAGDMVTMIIQSEIGLEDRYLAEDIKKYPLAKVESIFHIRHEDGTVQFFDTPLSPSVFAKVVIVKPDGFTPIPGDVSIEKIKLIRRSAKERVFVTNTIRALKYVSPTGNIRDIPFVVIVGGSALDFEIPQLITDALSHYSLVAGRGNIRGKEGPRNAVATGLILSGGAEA; this is encoded by the coding sequence ATGAAATATATGGCAGGTATTGATATCGGGAACTCAACAACGGAAGTGGCGCTTGCGATAGCAAACTCTGGAGGTAACGCCGAGTTTGTCGCGAGTGCTATTACGGACACAACTGGTATCAAAGGAACGAAACAAAATCTTCATGGGATTTTTAAAGCGTTGCGACTTGCTTTAGAGAAAGTAAATGCAACAACAGCTGATTTGCTAGAAATTCGTATTAATGAGGCGACACCCGTGATTGGTGATGTGGCAATGGAAACAATTACGGAGACGATTATTACGGAATCCACGATGATTGGGCATAACCCAAAAACACCAGGTGGACTTGGGATGGGATCAGGTATGACTGTATTTTTAGACGAAGTTACATCTAAGTCAAAAGATGCTGATTATATTGTGATTATCCCAAAAACAGTCGACTTTGAAGATGCAGCACAGCAGATTAATGCGTATGCCGATGGTGGTTACAAAATAACGGCGGCAATTCTCCAAGCTGATGACGGGGTTCTCGTGCATAATCGACTAAACCATAAAATCCCGATTGTTGATGAAGTTGGTTTTATTGATAAAGTCCCAGTTGATATGCTAGCGGCTGTTGAAGTTGCGGCTCCCGGAAAAGTCATTGAAACCATTTCGAATCCATATGGTATTGCGACGGTGTTTCATTTAAGTTCGGATGAAACGAAAAATATTATTCCTGTTGCGCGTGCTTTAATTGGAAACCGTTCGGCAGTTGTGATTAAAACGCCGGAGGGTGATGTGAAAGCGAGAACCATTCCAGCGGGGCATATTGAACTTGAATCGGGTTCGCGAACCTTGCGTGTCAATGTAGCTGAAGGCTCTGAGAAAATCATGCAAGCCATTATGTCGCTTCCAAAACTCGACAATGCTAGCGGAGAACCTGGAACCAATATCGGTGGTATGCTGGAAAAAGTGCGCCAAACCATGGCTGGGCTAACCGATAAATTACCAGCAGACATTTTTATTCAAGATTTGCTTGCGGTAGATACGTTTGTCCCCGTAGATGTTCAAGGAGGTCTCGCCGGAGAATTTTCGATGGAACAAGCCGTTGGAATTGCCTCGATGGTTAAAAGTGATCATTTACAAATGGCAGCAATCGCCTCAGAAATCGAACAAGAACTACAAGTAACGGTCAAAATTGGCGGGGCAGAAGCAGAGGCAGCAATCCTTGGCGCACTCACTACCCCCGGAACCAATACGCCACTTGCCATTTTAGATTTAGGCGCTGGTTCCACAGATGCCTCGATTATTAATGGAAAAGGGGAAATTATCGCAACTCATTTAGCCGGTGCAGGTGATATGGTAACGATGATTATCCAGTCAGAAATTGGCCTCGAAGACCGTTATTTAGCAGAAGATATTAAAAAATACCCGCTTGCTAAAGTCGAAAGTATTTTCCACATTCGGCATGAAGATGGCACGGTCCAATTTTTCGATACGCCGCTTTCTCCAAGCGTTTTTGCCAAAGTGGTAATTGTAAAACCAGATGGCTTTACACCAATTCCGGGTGATGTGTCCATCGAAAAAATTAAATTAATTCGTCGTTCCGCAAAAGAGCGTGTCTTTGTAACGAATACCATTCGCGCATTAAAATATGTCAGCCCAACTGGGAACATTCGAGATATTCCATTTGTTGTTATTGTTGGAGGATCAGCCCTTGATTTTGAGATTCCGCAATTAATAACCGATGCACTTTCTCATTATTCGCTCGTTGCTGGCCGTGGAAATATTCGTGGCAAAGAAGGCCCTAGAAATGCTGTTGCGACAGGCTTAATTCTATCAGGAGGTGCAGAAGCATGA
- a CDS encoding glycerol dehydratase reactivase beta/small subunit family protein yields the protein MIPVVSKPAIYFHADVNANPDSIKQILFGIEEEGIPCELEIMPLKEEVQAAFRASASSPLLVGITLKNDHLVIHYRNLPPDKPLFSEYRFCAAPLEKQRNMGMNAARLVKGVPFK from the coding sequence ATGATTCCAGTTGTAAGTAAGCCAGCTATTTACTTTCATGCAGATGTAAACGCGAATCCAGATAGTATTAAACAAATTTTATTTGGAATAGAAGAAGAAGGCATTCCGTGCGAGTTAGAAATTATGCCTTTAAAAGAAGAAGTACAAGCCGCATTTCGAGCATCCGCGAGTTCTCCACTCTTGGTCGGTATTACGCTGAAAAATGATCATTTAGTGATTCATTATCGCAATTTGCCACCAGATAAACCGCTGTTTTCGGAATATCGTTTTTGTGCAGCACCACTAGAAAAACAGCGCAATATGGGAATGAATGCGGCTCGGCTCGTTAAGGGTGTACCTTTTAAATAA
- a CDS encoding BMC domain-containing protein has translation MHQAIGMIEIKGLASAITVADTMAKVANIQLVDTETAKGFGWITVKVEGDVAAVNAALEAGEQTAIASDSFIAKKVIPRPGEEIFTVFWPKEDEAPEKLVEKEVIIEPEKVAEPEVTAEATCNLCHDPLCPRVKGDPRQDCIHFEEEK, from the coding sequence ATGCATCAAGCAATTGGAATGATTGAGATTAAAGGACTTGCCTCAGCGATTACAGTAGCAGATACAATGGCTAAAGTAGCAAATATCCAACTCGTCGACACGGAAACAGCGAAAGGATTTGGCTGGATTACCGTGAAAGTGGAAGGGGATGTTGCGGCAGTAAACGCGGCACTTGAAGCAGGCGAACAAACCGCAATAGCCTCAGACAGCTTTATTGCGAAAAAAGTCATTCCTCGACCAGGGGAAGAGATTTTTACAGTATTTTGGCCGAAAGAAGACGAAGCGCCAGAAAAACTGGTGGAAAAAGAAGTAATCATCGAACCGGAGAAAGTAGCTGAACCCGAAGTAACGGCAGAAGCGACTTGTAATTTATGTCACGATCCACTATGCCCACGGGTAAAAGGTGATCCAAGACAAGATTGTATCCATTTTGAAGAAGAGAAATAA
- the pduA gene encoding propanediol utilization microcompartment protein PduA has product MNNALGMIETKGLVGAIEAADAMVKAANVSLVGYEKIGSGLVTVMVRGDVGAVKAATDAGAAAARNVGEVQSIHVIPRPHNDVETLLPKGL; this is encoded by the coding sequence ATGAATAACGCACTTGGAATGATTGAAACTAAAGGACTTGTTGGCGCAATTGAAGCAGCTGACGCAATGGTAAAAGCAGCAAACGTATCACTTGTAGGTTATGAAAAAATCGGCTCTGGACTTGTAACTGTCATGGTTCGCGGCGATGTTGGCGCAGTTAAAGCAGCAACAGATGCAGGCGCAGCAGCAGCTCGTAATGTTGGAGAAGTTCAATCCATCCACGTTATCCCACGTCCACACAATGATGTAGAAACGTTGCTACCAAAAGGTTTATAA
- a CDS encoding phosphate propanoyltransferase translates to MEREELKAIIKQIVTDKFSGVATEIPIGVSNRHIHLTEKDYNQLFPNEPIQVKKWLKQPGEFAAEQTLTVVSEKGELNRVRILGPLRKFSQVELSKTDARMLGMKVPIRVSGDIEGTPGIKLVSKHSELSLPKGAIVAKRHIHLPESVANEYGVKQGDEVSVLVGSKMRSLVLNHCTIRVNNQFIPEMHIDTDEANAADIAGTSFAKIIKS, encoded by the coding sequence GTGGAAAGAGAAGAACTAAAAGCGATAATCAAGCAAATAGTTACAGATAAATTTAGTGGTGTGGCCACAGAGATTCCAATTGGAGTCTCTAACCGCCACATTCATCTCACAGAAAAAGACTACAATCAACTTTTTCCAAATGAACCTATTCAAGTGAAAAAATGGCTCAAACAACCGGGTGAATTTGCCGCCGAGCAAACACTTACCGTTGTTTCGGAAAAAGGGGAATTGAATCGTGTCCGGATTTTAGGTCCACTTCGGAAATTTTCGCAAGTAGAACTTTCTAAAACGGATGCTAGAATGCTTGGAATGAAGGTTCCAATTCGTGTTTCCGGAGATATTGAAGGAACGCCGGGAATTAAACTTGTTTCTAAACATAGCGAACTCTCTTTACCAAAAGGGGCAATTGTCGCGAAACGCCACATCCATTTACCAGAGAGTGTGGCGAATGAATATGGCGTAAAACAAGGCGATGAAGTTTCTGTACTAGTAGGTTCAAAAATGCGCAGTCTCGTTTTAAATCATTGTACAATTCGGGTAAATAATCAATTTATTCCAGAAATGCATATTGATACAGATGAAGCGAATGCGGCAGATATTGCTGGCACGAGCTTTGCAAAAATAATCAAGTCGTGA